The following proteins come from a genomic window of Pseudomonas putida:
- the recC gene encoding exodeoxyribonuclease V subunit gamma: MLNTAHLHPGFMIVHGNRLDDLRSLVVSWMRRYPLAPLENEIALVQSNGIAQWLKLALAEDPLEDDLGGCGIAAAIDVQLPGSFMWQLYRSVLGRSEIPEVSLLDKAPLTWRLMRLLPALIERPYFEPLRRFLTDDSDLRKRYQLAERLADLFDQYQVYRADWLKDWATGEHVINTARGERKVLPPGNRWQAELWRALLEDVGEQGMAQSRAGVHQRFIERINSLEQAPAGLPSRVIVFGISSLPAQALEALAGLSRFSQVLLCVHNPCRHHWADIVADKDLLRHQYKRQQRKQGMPLQLDDQTLHQHAHPLLAAWGKQGRDYINLLDSYDDPGSYQGVFSDGRIDLFSDGSPTTLLNELQDDILELRPLAESRELWPPVDTTKDRSIRFHIAHSPQREVEILHDQLLARFSADPSLRPRDVIVMLPDIDTYAPHIRAVFGQLQRNDPRYIPFTLTDQGQRGREPLLIALEHLLKLPDSRFAVSEVLDLLDVPAVRARFGIRENDLPTLHRWIEGAGIRWGLDAEQRASLGLPAGLEQNSWRFGLRRMLLGYAVGVGEACDGIEPYDEIGGLDAALIGPLVALLDALEVACQALSEPATVSQWGERLHALLNVFFLAEDEGDEFLLMQLQDLRDSWLEVCETVGLHDPLPLTVVREAWLSGLDQGKLSQRFLAGSVNFCTLMPMRAIPFRVVCLLGMNDGDYPRAQQPLDFDLMASDYRPGDRSRREDDRYLLLEALLSARDQLYVSWVGRSIRDNSERPASVLIGQLRDHIAAGWHLADAQQGQPAKPGEQLLHALTQEHPLQPFSPRYFQKGSPLFSYAHEWQVLHQQGEADEQSEPGLPPYQDAEALSLHQLNDFLRHPVRHFFSQRLKVYFEALEAPTPDEEPFVLDTLQRYGASESLLGAALAAPDNAEQALRAQARRLQACGLLPLAGFGELLQNELIEPLPDLLQRHQQLLQRWPQLVEGALPVHFEHGQHRLEGWLGRVFQAEDQSLLSITTVPNTISAGRNNLKWHRLIAPWVTHLAACAAGYPYNSALVASDLTLLLAPLPQALAAQLLGDLLVARQAAMNAPLPVAAKTAFAWLAQDDADKAMAAAARAYEGDERTSFGERSESIALARQFRDFAALTADETFEGWCETLYRPLFTAPWQTLGNPEKGA; the protein is encoded by the coding sequence ATGCTCAACACCGCCCATCTCCATCCAGGCTTCATGATCGTTCACGGCAACCGCCTCGACGACCTGCGTAGCTTGGTAGTGAGCTGGATGCGTCGCTACCCGCTGGCGCCTCTGGAAAACGAAATTGCCCTGGTGCAAAGCAACGGTATCGCCCAATGGCTCAAGCTGGCCCTGGCTGAAGATCCGCTGGAGGATGACCTGGGCGGCTGCGGCATCGCCGCTGCAATCGATGTGCAACTGCCCGGTAGCTTTATGTGGCAGCTCTATCGCAGCGTGCTGGGCCGTAGCGAAATTCCCGAAGTGTCTCTGCTCGACAAGGCACCACTGACCTGGCGCCTGATGCGCCTGTTGCCAGCACTCATCGAGCGGCCGTATTTCGAGCCACTGCGGCGCTTCCTCACCGACGACAGTGACTTGCGCAAGCGCTACCAGCTGGCCGAGCGCCTGGCCGACCTGTTCGACCAGTACCAGGTCTACCGCGCCGATTGGCTCAAGGACTGGGCCACTGGCGAGCATGTCATCAACACGGCCCGCGGCGAGCGCAAAGTCCTGCCGCCAGGCAACCGCTGGCAAGCCGAGCTGTGGCGAGCATTGCTGGAGGATGTTGGCGAGCAAGGCATGGCACAGAGCCGCGCCGGAGTACACCAACGCTTCATCGAGCGCATCAACAGCCTGGAGCAGGCGCCTGCAGGGCTGCCATCGAGGGTGATCGTGTTCGGTATCTCTTCGCTGCCGGCCCAGGCCCTGGAAGCGCTGGCAGGCCTGTCGCGTTTCAGTCAGGTTCTGTTGTGCGTACACAACCCATGCCGTCATCACTGGGCCGATATCGTTGCCGACAAGGACCTGTTGCGCCATCAGTACAAACGCCAGCAACGCAAGCAAGGCATGCCCTTGCAACTGGACGACCAGACGCTGCACCAGCATGCTCATCCGTTACTGGCAGCCTGGGGTAAACAAGGCCGCGACTACATCAACCTGCTCGACAGCTATGACGACCCGGGCAGCTACCAGGGCGTGTTCAGCGACGGCCGCATCGACCTGTTCAGCGACGGTTCGCCCACCACGCTGCTCAACGAACTGCAGGACGACATTCTGGAGTTGCGCCCGCTCGCCGAGAGCCGCGAACTGTGGCCGCCAGTCGACACCACAAAAGACCGCTCGATCCGCTTCCATATCGCGCACAGCCCGCAACGTGAAGTGGAGATCCTCCACGACCAGCTGTTGGCCCGCTTCAGCGCCGACCCTAGTTTGCGCCCGCGCGACGTGATCGTCATGCTGCCGGACATCGACACTTACGCGCCACATATCCGTGCCGTCTTCGGCCAGTTGCAGCGCAACGACCCGCGATACATCCCGTTCACCCTGACAGACCAGGGCCAGCGTGGCCGCGAGCCTTTGCTGATCGCGCTGGAGCACCTGCTCAAACTGCCTGACAGCCGCTTCGCGGTCAGCGAAGTGCTCGACCTGCTGGACGTGCCGGCAGTCCGCGCCCGCTTCGGCATCCGTGAAAACGACCTGCCCACGCTGCACCGCTGGATCGAGGGCGCTGGCATCCGTTGGGGCCTTGACGCCGAGCAGCGGGCGAGCCTGGGCTTGCCCGCCGGGCTTGAACAGAACAGTTGGCGTTTCGGCCTGCGCCGCATGTTGTTGGGTTATGCGGTGGGGGTGGGTGAGGCCTGTGATGGCATTGAACCCTACGATGAAATCGGTGGCCTGGACGCGGCACTGATCGGCCCGCTGGTCGCGTTGCTTGATGCGCTCGAAGTTGCCTGCCAGGCCTTGTCCGAGCCTGCTACCGTCAGCCAGTGGGGCGAGCGACTGCATGCCTTGCTGAACGTGTTCTTCCTCGCCGAGGACGAAGGTGATGAATTCCTGTTGATGCAGTTGCAGGATCTGCGCGACAGCTGGCTTGAAGTGTGCGAGACCGTCGGCCTGCACGACCCGCTACCGCTTACCGTGGTGCGTGAAGCCTGGCTGTCGGGCCTCGATCAAGGCAAGTTGTCGCAACGTTTCCTCGCCGGTTCGGTCAACTTCTGCACACTCATGCCCATGCGCGCCATCCCGTTCAGGGTGGTCTGCCTGCTGGGCATGAACGATGGCGACTACCCGCGTGCGCAGCAACCGCTGGACTTCGACCTGATGGCCAGCGACTATCGCCCCGGTGACCGCTCACGCCGCGAAGACGACCGTTACCTGCTGCTTGAAGCGCTACTGTCGGCACGTGACCAACTGTATGTCAGCTGGGTGGGGCGCAGTATCCGCGACAACAGCGAACGCCCGGCCTCAGTGCTGATCGGCCAGCTGCGCGATCACATTGCTGCGGGCTGGCATTTGGCCGACGCGCAGCAGGGGCAGCCCGCGAAACCGGGCGAGCAACTGTTGCACGCACTGACCCAGGAGCACCCGCTGCAGCCATTCAGCCCTCGGTACTTCCAGAAGGGCAGCCCACTGTTCAGCTATGCCCATGAATGGCAGGTGCTGCACCAGCAGGGCGAGGCAGACGAGCAGAGCGAGCCGGGCCTGCCGCCATATCAGGACGCTGAAGCCCTGAGTCTGCACCAGCTGAATGATTTCTTGCGCCACCCGGTGCGGCACTTCTTCAGCCAGCGCTTGAAGGTGTACTTTGAGGCGCTGGAAGCGCCCACCCCGGACGAAGAGCCCTTCGTCCTCGATACCCTGCAACGCTACGGCGCCAGTGAAAGCCTGCTTGGCGCCGCCTTGGCCGCACCTGACAACGCCGAACAGGCCTTGCGCGCCCAGGCCCGACGCCTGCAGGCCTGCGGCTTACTGCCACTAGCCGGTTTCGGCGAACTGCTGCAAAACGAGTTGATCGAACCGCTGCCGGACCTGCTGCAACGTCACCAGCAATTGCTGCAACGCTGGCCACAGCTGGTCGAGGGCGCTTTGCCGGTGCATTTCGAGCACGGTCAGCACCGTCTGGAAGGCTGGCTGGGCCGGGTGTTCCAGGCGGAAGACCAGAGCCTGCTCAGCATCACCACAGTACCCAACACCATCAGTGCCGGGCGCAACAACCTGAAGTGGCACCGCCTTATCGCGCCCTGGGTTACGCACCTGGCGGCCTGTGCAGCGGGCTACCCCTATAACAGTGCATTGGTAGCCAGTGACCTGACCCTGTTGCTTGCGCCGCTGCCGCAAGCACTGGCCGCGCAACTGCTGGGCGACCTGTTGGTGGCCCGTCAGGCGGCAATGAATGCGCCGTTGCCAGTCGCGGCCAAGACCGCGTTCGCCTGGTTGGCCCAAGACGATGCCGATAAAGCCATGGCCGCAGCAGCTCGTGCCTACGAAGGCGACGAACGCACCAGCTTTGGCGAACGGAGTGAAAGCATTGCCTTGGCCCGCCAGTTCCGGGACTTTGCAGCACTCACCGCTGACGAAACGTTTGAAGGCTGGTGCGAGACCTTGTACCGCCCGTTGTTCACCGCCCCTTGGCAGACCTTGGGCAACCCGGAGAAAGGCGCATGA
- a CDS encoding IS256 family transposase, which produces MTKPTIALTELVEKGADADLLKQMIQFVAQRMMEFDVEGLCGAGFDVKSPDRTNSRNGYRDRLWQTRAGDVDLKIPKLRQGSYFPGFLEPRRTAEKAMAAVIQEAYIQGVSTRSVDELVKAMGMTGISKSQVSRLAGEIDERVHAFLDRPLEGDWPYLWIDATYVKVREAGRIVSVAVIIAVAVNTDGGREVLGMRVGPSEAEPFWTDFLRSLTRRGLRGVKLVISDAHEGLKAAVSKVFNATWQRCRVHFMRNAMAHVGKGQRTMVAALLRTVFAQDSRAECHQQWRLVADQLREKYPKIATLMDGCEDEVLAHMAFPKAHRQQLHSTNPLERLNAEIKRRTDVVGIFPNDPAITRLVGAMLLEQNDEWCLQRRYMQLEAFEAVSDNPQAKLSAVIN; this is translated from the coding sequence ATGACCAAGCCCACTATCGCATTGACCGAGTTGGTTGAGAAAGGGGCAGACGCTGATCTGCTCAAGCAAATGATCCAGTTCGTTGCCCAGCGCATGATGGAGTTCGACGTCGAAGGCCTGTGCGGCGCGGGCTTCGATGTCAAAAGCCCAGACCGGACAAATAGCCGTAATGGCTACCGCGATCGTCTTTGGCAAACCCGCGCAGGCGACGTCGACCTTAAGATTCCCAAGCTGCGCCAAGGCAGCTATTTCCCTGGTTTCCTTGAACCTCGACGCACCGCTGAGAAAGCCATGGCGGCAGTCATCCAGGAGGCCTACATCCAAGGCGTTTCAACACGCTCAGTGGACGAGCTGGTCAAAGCCATGGGCATGACCGGCATCTCCAAAAGCCAGGTCTCACGGCTAGCTGGTGAGATCGATGAGCGCGTTCACGCCTTCCTTGACCGCCCGCTTGAGGGCGACTGGCCCTATCTCTGGATCGATGCCACCTACGTCAAAGTGCGGGAGGCCGGACGCATCGTCTCGGTCGCCGTAATAATCGCCGTGGCCGTGAACACCGACGGTGGCCGCGAAGTCCTGGGCATGCGGGTTGGGCCGTCAGAGGCTGAGCCGTTCTGGACAGACTTCCTGCGCAGCCTCACGCGACGTGGCTTGCGGGGCGTGAAACTGGTCATCTCCGACGCCCACGAAGGGCTCAAGGCGGCTGTTTCCAAGGTCTTCAACGCGACCTGGCAGCGCTGCCGTGTGCATTTCATGCGTAATGCCATGGCCCACGTCGGCAAAGGTCAGCGCACCATGGTGGCGGCCCTACTGCGCACAGTCTTCGCCCAGGACAGCCGTGCCGAATGCCATCAGCAATGGCGTTTGGTCGCTGATCAGCTACGCGAAAAATACCCCAAGATCGCGACACTCATGGACGGCTGCGAGGATGAAGTGCTGGCTCACATGGCGTTTCCAAAAGCGCACCGACAGCAATTACACAGCACCAATCCACTGGAGCGGCTTAACGCGGAGATCAAACGCCGCACCGACGTCGTAGGCATCTTTCCCAACGATCCTGCAATCACACGGCTGGTAGGCGCGATGCTGCTGGAGCAGAACGACGAGTGGTGCCTGCAACGGCGTTACATGCAGTTGGAGGCCTTTGAGGCAGTCAGCGATAATCCACAGGCCAAGCTGTCGGCCGTGATCAACTAA
- the msrQ gene encoding protein-methionine-sulfoxide reductase heme-binding subunit MsrQ yields MRYPWFRLAIFVVGCLFPMWWLYEAAMNLLGPDPGKIMMDRLGLGALTFLLVTLSMTPLQKLTGWSGWIVVRRQLGLWVFAYIVLHILAYLFFILGLDWGQLAVELSKRPYIIVGALGFLGLLALAVTSNRYSQRRLGARWKKLHRLVYAVLGLGLLHFLWIVRSDLREWSIYAFIGAVLMVLRIPAVARALPRVARRQGRAV; encoded by the coding sequence ATGCGTTACCCCTGGTTTCGTTTGGCCATCTTCGTCGTAGGCTGCCTGTTTCCGATGTGGTGGCTATATGAAGCAGCGATGAACCTGCTGGGGCCTGACCCCGGGAAGATCATGATGGACCGCCTTGGGCTCGGGGCGCTTACCTTCTTGCTGGTGACCTTGAGCATGACCCCTCTGCAGAAGTTGACGGGCTGGTCTGGCTGGATCGTGGTTCGCCGGCAGCTGGGGTTGTGGGTGTTCGCTTATATAGTGCTGCACATACTGGCTTACCTGTTTTTCATTCTTGGGCTGGATTGGGGGCAGTTGGCGGTGGAACTCAGCAAGCGGCCCTACATTATTGTGGGGGCGCTGGGCTTCCTGGGTTTGCTGGCGTTGGCGGTTACCTCTAACCGGTACAGCCAACGGCGGCTGGGGGCGCGGTGGAAGAAGCTGCATAGGTTGGTGTATGCGGTGCTTGGGTTGGGCTTGCTGCATTTCCTCTGGATCGTGCGTTCCGACCTTCGGGAATGGTCGATCTATGCGTTTATTGGGGCTGTGTTGATGGTGTTGCGGATACCTGCTGTTGCGCGGGCTCTTCCCAGGGTTGCCAGGAGGCAGGGTAGGGCGGTTTGA
- the msrP gene encoding protein-methionine-sulfoxide reductase catalytic subunit MsrP, giving the protein MLIKLPRSSECKASEITPEGIYLSRRTLLGGSLAGLALGALPGGVGAAQVSRYADVQAGVAPAWFTEKLAATHWQAVTVKDEAITPFKDATHYNNFYEFGPDKGDPAANADSLKTEPWSVVVDGEVGKPGRYALEDFVKPYQLEERIYRLRCVEAWSMVIPWLGFPLAQVLKQVEPTSKARYVRFETLNDPQHMPGQRSGFALIDWPYREGLRLDEAMHPLAILAVGMYGRELPNQNGAPLRLVVPWKYGFKSIKSIVRISLVAEQPGTTWEGLAPDEYGFYANVNPTVDHPRWSQARERRLPSGLFSPNVRETQMFNGYADEVASLYAGLDLRKNY; this is encoded by the coding sequence ATGCTTATCAAGCTTCCCAGGTCTTCCGAGTGCAAGGCGTCGGAGATCACCCCCGAAGGCATTTACCTTTCCCGTCGTACCCTGCTGGGCGGCTCATTGGCTGGCTTGGCGCTAGGCGCATTACCGGGCGGGGTGGGCGCGGCGCAAGTGTCCCGTTATGCTGATGTGCAGGCTGGGGTCGCACCAGCCTGGTTCACTGAAAAGCTCGCGGCCACGCACTGGCAAGCGGTGACGGTGAAGGACGAGGCGATCACGCCATTCAAGGATGCCACTCACTACAACAACTTCTACGAGTTCGGGCCCGACAAGGGCGACCCGGCGGCCAATGCCGACAGCCTGAAGACCGAACCGTGGTCTGTTGTGGTGGATGGTGAGGTTGGCAAACCCGGACGCTATGCACTGGAGGACTTCGTCAAACCCTATCAGCTTGAGGAGCGGATCTATCGGCTGCGCTGTGTTGAGGCGTGGTCGATGGTCATTCCGTGGCTGGGGTTCCCTTTGGCTCAGGTGCTCAAGCAGGTCGAGCCTACTTCCAAGGCGCGTTATGTGCGTTTCGAAACGCTGAACGATCCGCAGCATATGCCCGGGCAGCGCTCAGGATTCGCCTTGATCGACTGGCCTTATAGAGAAGGGTTGCGCCTGGATGAGGCGATGCACCCGTTGGCAATTCTCGCGGTGGGTATGTACGGCCGGGAGCTGCCCAACCAGAACGGCGCGCCGTTGCGTCTGGTGGTGCCTTGGAAGTATGGCTTCAAGAGCATCAAGTCGATTGTGCGCATCAGCCTGGTAGCGGAGCAGCCCGGTACTACCTGGGAAGGGCTGGCGCCGGATGAATATGGCTTCTATGCCAATGTGAACCCTACAGTCGACCACCCGCGCTGGAGTCAGGCGCGCGAACGTCGCTTGCCCAGCGGACTGTTCAGTCCCAACGTGCGGGAGACCCAGATGTTCAATGGCTATGCTGATGAAGTGGCGTCGCTCTATGCCGGGCTCGATCTGCGGAAGAACTACTGA
- the pssA gene encoding CDP-diacylglycerol--serine O-phosphatidyltransferase: MSERPEEPNKPSDAESLLPVDEHVEEGHDAEGRKVRHRGIYLLPNLFTTANLFAGFYSIISSMSAQSALSAGDPREASKYFAFAAIAIFVAMVLDGLDGRVARMTNTQSAFGAEYDSLSDMVAFGVAPALLAFGWALGDMGKVGWMVAFIYVAGAALRLARFNTQVGTADKRYFIGLASPAAAGVVAGTVWAFSDYGIQGSKLSFLVALLVAAAGMLMVSNIKYNSFKELDLKGRVPFVAILAVVLVFAVVFSDPPRILLLIFLAYAASGPIQFLLKARRRKV; encoded by the coding sequence ATGAGCGAACGTCCCGAAGAGCCGAACAAGCCCTCCGACGCCGAAAGCCTGCTACCTGTCGATGAGCACGTTGAAGAAGGGCATGACGCCGAAGGCCGTAAGGTGCGCCACCGCGGCATCTACCTGCTGCCCAACCTGTTTACCACCGCCAACCTGTTTGCCGGTTTCTATTCCATCATCAGCTCGATGAGCGCACAGAGCGCCCTGAGTGCCGGCGACCCGCGCGAGGCGAGCAAGTACTTCGCTTTTGCCGCTATCGCCATTTTCGTGGCCATGGTGCTCGACGGTCTGGACGGCCGCGTTGCGCGCATGACCAACACCCAGAGTGCCTTCGGTGCCGAGTATGACTCGCTATCGGATATGGTCGCCTTCGGCGTGGCCCCGGCTTTGCTGGCCTTCGGCTGGGCGCTGGGTGACATGGGCAAGGTCGGCTGGATGGTTGCATTCATCTATGTGGCCGGTGCCGCGTTGCGCCTGGCGCGTTTCAATACCCAGGTCGGTACCGCCGACAAGCGCTACTTCATCGGTCTGGCCAGCCCGGCTGCCGCCGGTGTGGTGGCGGGCACCGTATGGGCGTTCAGCGACTATGGCATTCAGGGCTCCAAGCTGTCGTTCCTGGTGGCGCTGTTGGTGGCTGCTGCTGGCATGCTGATGGTCAGCAACATCAAGTACAACAGCTTCAAGGAGCTGGACCTCAAGGGGCGCGTGCCGTTCGTGGCGATCCTGGCGGTGGTGCTGGTGTTTGCCGTCGTGTTCAGCGACCCTCCGCGTATCCTTCTGTTGATCTTCCTTGCCTATGCAGCATCGGGGCCGATCCAGTTCCTGCTGAAGGCACGCCGTCGCAAAGTGTGA